ATCCTGGGCCAGGATAAACATAATGAATTAACTTCATGGTATCTTATAAAAACCGGATCCGGGCGTACAGGCTGGTTATGCGGAATCTATCGCGGGAAAGTCATGTTTGAAAAAAAGAAATGAGGATGTTATGAGGAAAATAATTGCGGCAAAATCCCTGAATTTTCGTTTGATAATGGTTGTGCTGGCCGCAGTTTCCATCCAGGCATGTATTTTCGAACCCACTTCGATGGATATCCAGTTAGCCAATAAGGGTCAGGTCTTCTTCTATCTTTCGTGTCCCCAAAAACCTGCATTTGATATCTCCTTTTCTATCTCGGGCATGAGCTTTAGGAACAAGGAGGGAGAGTGGATCGATGTGGCTGTGGATAAGCAGATTCATTCTGACGGTCTCGCGCAGCGTCAGATCAAATTACATGAGTTTTATCTGCCTGCCGGAAAGTATGAACAGATAAAATGGACAATTTCCGAGGCAAAACTGAAAAAGGATGGAAAAATCTTCAGTTTAGCCCTTTCCCAGCCGGAAGAAAACTATTTCTTTGATATGGAGTTTTCCGTGTTTTCCAGAGAGAGCTTCGCGCTTTTTGCAGACTGGAATCCCGAAGAGTCTGTTTTTGATAAATACCTTTTCAGACCACAGATGACCTTGCGGAAACAGGGCATAGAGATTAAGAATGTTTTGCTCTACGTAACGAACTCGGACTCTAACTGCGTTACCATTATAGACAGACAGCAGGACATCGTGGTGGCAACCATTGCGGTAGATCAATCGCCTGTGGGAATTGCGGCAAGCCCGGACGGTAGCAGGATCTATGTAGCAAATTCCGGCGCCGGTAACATTTCGGTTATTGATACTGCTGTAAACAGAGTAATCAACACAATCAGTAATTTTGGATATAGTCCTGTTGAATTAGCGCTGTCCGGAGACGGTCTGACACTTTACGCGACCAACCCGGATTCAGACAATATCTCTGTTATAGATACTGTTTCCAATATGGTAACCGGTTCCATATCAGTGGGAAACAACCCGGCAGGCATTGTAGTCGATCAAGACAGGAATAAGATTTATGTGGCAAACAAATCGTCAAATTCAATATCGATCATTGATGTGGATACCAGCACTGTGGAAAATACCGTAACAGTCGGTTTTAATCCAACCGGCATGGTTATCCACGAAGATAAGCTGTATGTAGCCAATTCAGGCTCAAATAGTATTTATGTATTGGACATCCCTTCTTATACAACCACAAAGACGATATCTGTTGGGCAAAAGCCCACATGGCTCCTGTCCGGTCTGCGAGAACACGTCTATGTATCGAATGCAGACAGCAATGAGATTTCTTTTGTATACCCGGCTATGGGTCTGGTGACCAGAAGCGTGTCAACAGGTGACCTTCCTTCAAAGATGGCCATTGACCGACCGAGAAGAAAACTTTATGTCGTAAATTCGATGTCAGAGGATGTGTCTGTTATAGACCTGCCGACATACAATATCAAGAAGGTGATTCAGGTGGGAAGAAAGCCGCACGGGATCGCTCTGATTGAGGAGTAAATAAAAGCAGAGGTTAGAGGGTGAGAGGGTGAGAGGGTGAGAGGGTTAGAGGGTTAGAGGGTGAGAGGGTTAGAGGGTGAGAGGGTGAGAGGGTGAGAGGGTGAGAGGGTGAGAGGGTGAGAGGGTGAGAGGGTGAGAGGGTTAGAGGGTTAGAGGGTGAGAGGGTGAGAAGGTTAGAGGATTAGAAGATTAGAGGGTGAGACAAGGAGAACGTTTGGAGAGAAAAAAGAGTATACGTCATTTTCGGGATCTTGAAGTCTACAGGCGGGCTTTTGATGCGGCAATGCAGGTATTTGAAGTTACGAAAAAATTTCCTCCGGAAGAAAGGTTCTCCATGGTAGATCAAATTCGAAGGTCATCGCGTTCTGTATGTGCCAACTTGGCGGAAGGATGGCGGAAAAGGCGTTATTTGGCTGTCTTCAAAAATAAGATTACAGATTCAATGCAGGAAGCCTCTGAGACACAGTGCTGGCTGGAATTCTGCCTTGCCTGTCGCTACATCAAGCAAGATGTTTTCGATAAACTTGATAATGAATATGAGCAATTGATTGCAATGTTAAATTCCATGGAAATGAACGCTGAAAAATTTTGTTACTAACTTTCTAACCTTCTGATCTTCTAACTTTCTGCTTTGAGCGATGCTTAATTCCATGAAGGTCGGATGTCCTTGAGTCGTTGATTACTGAAGATATGTGAAATGTATGATATGAGATACTGTATTATTGTTTTTTTACTGACCCTGGTCTGCTTCCAGGGAGCCTGGGCCGGAGATGATATCAGCGGCTCGGCAAACCTTACTTATCTCTCAACCGAAACAAAGAGCGGTGAAGAAGAGACAAGCACCTGGGGCTTTACCCAGAACTATAATCTTCGAGTGAATAAGGAATTCACTCCTAAGGTCAACCTTTCCGCTAACCTTGGTGTTAATGTAAACGAGACAAACAATACCAAAACAACGCAGTTGACCCCGGATATACGGCTCAATCTAAAGAATGAATATTTTGATGCTGACACAGGCT
The Anaerolineae bacterium genome window above contains:
- a CDS encoding YncE family protein — its product is MRKIIAAKSLNFRLIMVVLAAVSIQACIFEPTSMDIQLANKGQVFFYLSCPQKPAFDISFSISGMSFRNKEGEWIDVAVDKQIHSDGLAQRQIKLHEFYLPAGKYEQIKWTISEAKLKKDGKIFSLALSQPEENYFFDMEFSVFSRESFALFADWNPEESVFDKYLFRPQMTLRKQGIEIKNVLLYVTNSDSNCVTIIDRQQDIVVATIAVDQSPVGIAASPDGSRIYVANSGAGNISVIDTAVNRVINTISNFGYSPVELALSGDGLTLYATNPDSDNISVIDTVSNMVTGSISVGNNPAGIVVDQDRNKIYVANKSSNSISIIDVDTSTVENTVTVGFNPTGMVIHEDKLYVANSGSNSIYVLDIPSYTTTKTISVGQKPTWLLSGLREHVYVSNADSNEISFVYPAMGLVTRSVSTGDLPSKMAIDRPRRKLYVVNSMSEDVSVIDLPTYNIKKVIQVGRKPHGIALIEE
- a CDS encoding four helix bundle protein, which produces MERKKSIRHFRDLEVYRRAFDAAMQVFEVTKKFPPEERFSMVDQIRRSSRSVCANLAEGWRKRRYLAVFKNKITDSMQEASETQCWLEFCLACRYIKQDVFDKLDNEYEQLIAMLNSMEMNAEKFCY